Proteins encoded by one window of Rhodothermia bacterium:
- a CDS encoding MBL fold metallo-hydrolase, producing MKLTFLGTGTSTGIPVLGCTCEVCTSNDPRDKRLRCSVYIEVNGLHLLIDSGPDFRYQAMRAKIKQVDAVLYTHHHFDHVFGMEDLRPYFFYNGYPIPCYLAPNIGAVLKNMFGYIFQDGTYPGVPKMELQPVSGPFEVFGRYSFDVALPDGTPISMENTDRSVRVIPIPLLHGALPIYGYRIGNMAYLTDTSTIPEASFELLKDLDVLVLDALRPQEHHSHFSITQAVDAANRIGAKQTYFIHMTHQVLHEREETALPPHMHFAFDGLTLAST from the coding sequence ATTAAACTCACCTTTCTTGGAACGGGAACCTCTACTGGAATCCCCGTGTTGGGGTGTACATGCGAGGTCTGTACCTCAAACGATCCGCGAGACAAGCGCCTACGCTGCTCCGTGTACATCGAGGTCAATGGTCTCCACCTCCTTATAGATTCGGGACCAGACTTCCGGTATCAGGCCATGCGGGCCAAAATAAAACAGGTGGATGCCGTCCTTTATACACACCACCACTTCGACCATGTTTTCGGGATGGAAGACCTCCGCCCATACTTTTTTTACAACGGATACCCCATTCCATGCTATCTTGCGCCCAACATCGGGGCGGTTCTGAAAAACATGTTCGGATATATCTTCCAAGACGGAACCTATCCGGGTGTCCCTAAAATGGAACTCCAGCCCGTCAGCGGGCCATTCGAGGTCTTCGGACGATACAGCTTTGACGTAGCACTTCCAGATGGCACGCCTATCAGTATGGAAAATACCGATCGCAGTGTAAGGGTCATCCCCATTCCATTGTTACATGGTGCATTGCCGATCTACGGGTATCGAATCGGTAACATGGCCTATTTAACCGATACAAGTACAATTCCCGAAGCCTCTTTTGAACTGCTTAAGGATTTGGATGTATTGGTTTTAGATGCCCTAAGACCGCAAGAACACCATTCCCATTTTTCCATTACACAAGCGGTTGATGCAGCCAATAGGATAGGTGCAAAACAAACGTATTTTATCCATATGACCCATCAGGTTCTTCATGAGCGCGAAGAAACCGCCTTACCACCACACATGCACTTTGCCTTTGATGGCCTCACCTTAGCATCTACCTAA
- the aroQ gene encoding type II 3-dehydroquinate dehydratase → MRILVLNGPNLNLLGEREPEKYGYATLKDLASDLRLHFPEVTFSFFQSNHEGALIDRLHQAHQDHMDGIVFNPGAYTHTSIALRDAIAAIRPPVIEVHISNVHARESFRHTSMLAPVCIGQLTGFGMLGYRMATQYLIWEKGTERE, encoded by the coding sequence ATGCGTATTCTTGTTCTCAATGGACCAAACCTAAACTTGTTGGGGGAGCGTGAACCAGAAAAATATGGTTATGCCACCCTAAAAGACTTGGCCTCCGACTTAAGGCTACATTTTCCGGAGGTGACGTTTTCGTTTTTCCAAAGTAACCACGAAGGCGCACTTATAGATCGTTTGCACCAAGCGCACCAGGATCATATGGATGGCATCGTTTTTAATCCGGGGGCTTATACCCATACGTCTATTGCCTTGCGCGATGCTATTGCAGCCATTCGCCCGCCCGTCATTGAAGTACATATTTCCAATGTCCATGCCCGCGAATCCTTCCGCCATACGTCTATGCTTGCGCCCGTATGCATAGGCCAACTCACTGGGTTTGGCATGTTGGGCTACCGAATGGCCACCCAATACTTGATCTGGGAAAAAGGAACAGAACGTGAATAA
- a CDS encoding thioredoxin fold domain-containing protein produces the protein MNNNITHTFTILVFISLLMAGSACAQPHSEPQAPVRVAVADTTLSWRSFPDAVAEAEAHDKKLLVFIYTDWCGWCRRFQKEVYSDPAVRTYLNEAYAITRVNAESNEKLTFKDMSFTESELALSLQARGFPTHVFMAPGREKLQYLYAMPGFMPADKFGKALRYFGQNHFEKVSFEEYLDATK, from the coding sequence ATGAATAACAATATCACACATACCTTTACTATTTTGGTATTTATCAGCCTGCTAATGGCTGGTAGTGCCTGTGCCCAACCCCACTCCGAGCCACAAGCGCCCGTCCGCGTGGCTGTTGCCGATACCACACTCAGCTGGCGCTCCTTTCCGGATGCCGTTGCAGAAGCCGAAGCGCACGATAAAAAATTGCTTGTTTTTATTTATACCGATTGGTGCGGGTGGTGCAGAAGATTCCAGAAAGAAGTTTATTCGGATCCTGCCGTTCGCACCTATCTGAACGAGGCTTATGCCATTACCCGCGTAAATGCTGAAAGCAATGAAAAACTGACCTTTAAAGACATGTCCTTCACCGAGTCCGAGCTTGCCCTTTCCCTTCAGGCACGAGGCTTCCCAACCCATGTTTTTATGGCTCCCGGACGTGAGAAACTACAATACCTCTATGCCATGCCCGGTTTTATGCCCGCCGATAAATTCGGTAAAGCCCTGCGCTATTTTGGCCAAAACCATTTCGAAAAGGTCTCTTTCGAGGAGTATTTAGACGCTACCAAATAA
- a CDS encoding helix-hairpin-helix domain-containing protein — MKWFYKLQSKIGITQYEAIALATVLGLFTLGYGIDIFKIGQTQTPPRAEFIRPAAMSLAPTTGLVATKPLSVAPSDSLALAAVPPLAPEKDSVAVTPAVQDMPLLPMDEVLKAPKKKSEKKGMPTRPVNLNTASLAELETLPGVGPATAQKILSYRAGIKKFTDISQIMEVKGIGEKKFADMKPYLTL; from the coding sequence ATGAAATGGTTTTATAAACTTCAATCAAAAATTGGGATCACCCAATACGAAGCAATTGCCTTGGCCACGGTCTTAGGGCTATTTACCTTGGGTTACGGGATTGATATTTTCAAAATAGGACAGACGCAAACGCCTCCTCGTGCGGAGTTCATCCGGCCAGCCGCTATGAGTCTTGCCCCTACAACAGGTCTTGTTGCTACAAAACCATTATCGGTTGCGCCATCGGATAGCTTGGCTTTAGCGGCTGTACCGCCCTTAGCACCCGAAAAAGACTCGGTTGCGGTTACACCGGCTGTGCAAGATATGCCCCTGCTCCCGATGGATGAAGTCCTCAAGGCTCCCAAGAAAAAATCAGAAAAAAAAGGTATGCCAACTCGTCCTGTGAATTTGAATACGGCGAGCTTGGCCGAATTGGAGACACTGCCCGGCGTTGGGCCAGCCACAGCACAAAAAATTCTGAGTTACCGTGCAGGTATTAAGAAATTTACCGACATCTCGCAGATCATGGAAGTGAAAGGAATTGGGGAAAAGAAGTTTGCCGATATGAAGCCCTATTTAACGCTATAA
- a CDS encoding CPBP family intramembrane metalloprotease — MFSEIKSELSRAWRVYKTLDTQTVVVLTASVALIILQLNFGGRLFFLRTFGLMVPAEWQGIAEWAWWFGTQGVTGFLIPVLILKVGFRQTWAEMGLGLGDWRLASKLALTYIPLVVVGTWVLSNGADFQSNYPHYPEAARNWRMFFLYEALFLFYWMGWEYLWRGFVQFGTARTFGYWAIFVQMIPFALLHADKPLAEAFLSILGGVALGALCWRTRSFWIAVPIHAAQMFILDLWCTLRLRTGANGIGWEALTKALGF, encoded by the coding sequence ATGTTTTCAGAAATTAAATCCGAACTTAGCCGCGCATGGCGGGTCTATAAAACCTTAGACACGCAAACGGTGGTGGTACTCACTGCCAGTGTCGCCCTGATTATTCTTCAACTCAACTTTGGCGGTCGCTTGTTTTTTCTGCGAACCTTCGGATTGATGGTTCCGGCAGAATGGCAGGGCATTGCCGAGTGGGCGTGGTGGTTTGGCACGCAAGGTGTTACGGGTTTCTTAATTCCGGTTTTGATCCTTAAAGTGGGGTTCCGGCAAACATGGGCCGAGATGGGACTTGGATTGGGGGATTGGAGATTGGCCTCAAAACTGGCTTTGACGTACATTCCTTTGGTTGTCGTGGGAACCTGGGTTCTTTCTAATGGAGCCGATTTTCAATCCAATTATCCGCATTATCCTGAAGCAGCCCGGAATTGGCGTATGTTCTTTCTATACGAGGCGCTTTTCTTGTTCTATTGGATGGGCTGGGAATACCTCTGGCGGGGGTTTGTGCAGTTCGGGACAGCCCGGACGTTTGGATATTGGGCTATTTTTGTTCAAATGATCCCATTTGCCTTACTTCATGCCGACAAACCGCTCGCGGAGGCTTTTTTGTCCATTCTGGGCGGTGTAGCACTTGGGGCACTTTGTTGGCGTACCCGTTCATTTTGGATTGCCGTGCCCATCCATGCCGCCCAAATGTTCATTCTGGACTTGTGGTGTACGCTCCGCCTGAGAACTGGCGCTAATGGGATAGGATGGGAGGCGCTGACGAAAGCACTCGGTTTTTAA
- the recN gene encoding DNA repair protein RecN codes for MLRSLSIRDYTLIDRLEIAFENGLNIITGETGAGKSILVGALKLILGERASTDVIRTGANKAILEGVFDAPNAPKIRQMLLDNGYEYEETLFLRREITNSYSRGFINDSPATMQMMRQVAESVIDLHGQHEHQSLLHTETHIEVLDNYAGLGELRLAYQTLYREMDNAVKERRQLITKEKDLKQKQQLYAYQIKEIDEVSPKIDEEEALEEELKLLENAEKRFAGTGELIQMLYEAEEAVYDRLVLARNTFSELASMDKRLEEPLEELHSAEVMIAELTKFLQDYHARVSFDPERLMEIRNRLGEFLNLKRKYGETISKVLAYRNEIGAQFSLAADFEGAIAKADKKVIEFAQKLATLAVQLSEKRKAAALQIEGEIVQELKDLGITHADFRVQFNALEDLKGWIRLPETGKRYAALSNGMDEVAFYISTNLGETPRPLAKTASGGEISRIMLALKTILAKNERLPILVFDEIDTGISGRIAGKVGEAMRSLGKYHQIIAITHLPQIAAQGNSHYVVEKLVNEARTRSEIRKLSDEERIRTIAAMFSGDEITEAALESARALLNHP; via the coding sequence ATGCTCCGTTCGTTAAGCATTCGCGATTATACATTGATAGATCGCCTTGAAATAGCGTTCGAAAATGGCCTCAACATCATCACTGGTGAAACCGGCGCTGGAAAGTCTATTTTGGTGGGCGCACTTAAATTGATTTTAGGCGAACGTGCCTCTACCGATGTGATTAGAACAGGTGCTAACAAAGCCATCTTGGAAGGGGTGTTTGATGCCCCAAATGCTCCTAAAATTCGTCAGATGCTCTTGGACAATGGGTACGAGTATGAAGAAACCCTTTTCCTAAGACGTGAAATTACCAATTCGTACAGCCGAGGCTTCATTAATGACAGTCCGGCAACCATGCAAATGATGCGCCAAGTTGCGGAAAGTGTGATAGACCTTCATGGACAACACGAACACCAATCGCTTTTACACACCGAAACCCATATCGAGGTCTTAGACAATTATGCCGGACTTGGAGAACTCCGCTTGGCTTATCAAACCCTTTATCGGGAAATGGACAATGCCGTTAAGGAACGGAGACAACTTATTACCAAAGAAAAAGACCTAAAACAAAAGCAGCAACTTTATGCCTATCAAATTAAAGAAATAGATGAAGTCTCACCAAAAATAGACGAGGAAGAAGCCTTAGAAGAAGAACTTAAACTTTTGGAAAATGCCGAAAAACGCTTTGCGGGGACTGGGGAGTTGATCCAAATGCTCTATGAAGCCGAGGAGGCGGTATATGACCGATTGGTACTTGCACGGAATACCTTCTCGGAATTGGCTTCGATGGATAAGCGGCTGGAGGAACCCCTTGAAGAATTGCACTCTGCCGAAGTCATGATTGCCGAATTGACCAAATTTCTGCAAGATTATCATGCCCGTGTATCTTTCGACCCAGAACGGTTAATGGAAATTCGGAACCGACTGGGGGAGTTTCTTAACCTCAAACGAAAATATGGTGAAACCATTTCTAAGGTCTTGGCATACCGCAATGAAATTGGGGCGCAGTTCAGCTTGGCTGCTGATTTTGAAGGGGCTATTGCAAAGGCGGATAAAAAGGTGATCGAATTTGCCCAGAAATTAGCCACCTTGGCTGTACAATTGTCCGAAAAACGAAAAGCGGCGGCCTTGCAGATTGAAGGGGAAATTGTGCAAGAACTCAAGGACTTGGGCATTACCCACGCCGATTTTCGCGTTCAATTTAATGCTTTAGAAGACCTGAAGGGCTGGATTCGGCTGCCTGAAACCGGAAAACGATATGCGGCCTTATCCAATGGCATGGACGAGGTGGCGTTTTACATTTCGACAAACCTCGGTGAAACACCAAGGCCATTGGCCAAAACCGCTTCTGGGGGTGAAATTAGCCGGATTATGCTGGCTCTTAAAACCATTCTGGCCAAGAACGAACGCCTCCCCATCTTGGTTTTCGACGAAATAGACACCGGCATTTCAGGGCGTATTGCGGGTAAAGTGGGCGAGGCCATGCGAAGTTTGGGGAAATACCACCAAATTATTGCCATTACACACCTGCCCCAAATTGCAGCACAAGGGAACAGCCACTATGTTGTGGAGAAATTGGTCAACGAAGCCCGTACCCGTTCAGAAATTAGAAAATTATCGGACGAAGAACGCATCCGAACCATTGCTGCCATGTTTTCGGGCGATGAAATTACCGAGGCCGCATTGGAAAGTGCTCGTGCATTGCTGAACCATCCTTAA
- the pbpC gene encoding penicillin-binding protein 1C translates to MGNSKMRKFTQFDHLNNLGHPFLAVFRKRLRDICGLYIAPILQNPIVRSGARWTPVAVFLGLWVYILWPLPDAYAPTAQSRSVRIVDRNGQLLYEYRPEGSGLPVQLGAIPPRVVAALLATEDKRFYHHTGVDMAAMGQALLQNLRAGGINRGGSTITMQVSRMLRDAPRRGLARWWSKGMEVLLAWRLETHLSKDEILTMWLNKAPFGNRVFGIESAAKFYFGKRAKDLNLAEGSFLVGLPQSPTAYNPFSRPEIAKRRQKQVLAAYEKVGGLTSEERQTLSQRPLFVAKPEQVFRAPHLVNRLIQELPLATGKWKTLQTTIDLRLQRTLENIIQGHMRRVGQSNVTNAAALVLDNQTGEVLAYVGSVDFWEDRLGGQNDGNQALRQPGSALKPFTYARALATRKYTPSTILPDLPTQILEVGGAFSPENYDKQYHGPVPLRQALASSYNIPAVRMAREIEPTVLLNGFRKAGLFSLRKPAEFYGVGLTLGNGEVTLLELARAYAGIANGGTLPAVHFVMDEQARQLYANAPFAQKTQNGISPQVAYLITHILSDPEARAPAFGRGNVLELPFPMAAKTGTSKDYRDNWVVGFTPSHTVAVWAGNFDGSPMQYVSGISGAGPILHDVMLELGSGGDFTAPQGTEEAVICPASGKRPGKFCPTVKKEVFFLGTIPRDTCNVHQVIKINIETGELAEDKTPTTLVREELFTVYAPEFHAWMLENGLRLPPRNSEMNLPLTSAKWTFSDLLQVQYPASGTIFLIDPILRRDYQRIRLRGVVSEAFFNLRWVIDDVVLQGDYRHTDWPLTQGVHYIALQGQTKDGKLIRSTPSKIIVHPPGKDAN, encoded by the coding sequence ATGGGAAATTCTAAAATGCGGAAATTTACCCAATTTGACCATTTGAACAACTTAGGACATCCTTTCTTGGCCGTTTTTCGGAAAAGGCTTAGAGATATTTGCGGCTTATATATCGCTCCTATCCTCCAGAACCCCATTGTACGTTCTGGAGCGAGGTGGACGCCAGTGGCAGTTTTTTTAGGGTTGTGGGTCTATATTTTATGGCCTCTTCCTGATGCCTATGCACCAACAGCACAAAGCCGAAGTGTGCGAATTGTGGATCGAAATGGTCAGTTATTATATGAATATCGCCCAGAAGGAAGTGGTTTACCGGTTCAACTTGGAGCGATTCCTCCACGTGTGGTTGCTGCACTATTGGCCACCGAGGACAAGCGGTTTTACCACCATACCGGAGTGGATATGGCGGCTATGGGACAAGCCCTTTTACAAAACTTAAGGGCTGGCGGGATAAATCGGGGCGGATCCACGATTACCATGCAGGTGAGCCGGATGCTCCGAGACGCTCCGCGACGAGGCTTGGCAAGGTGGTGGTCTAAAGGGATGGAGGTTTTGCTGGCGTGGCGGTTAGAGACACACCTCTCTAAAGACGAAATCCTAACGATGTGGCTCAATAAAGCGCCCTTCGGAAATCGGGTATTTGGCATAGAATCGGCGGCAAAGTTCTATTTTGGCAAACGGGCAAAGGATTTGAACTTGGCGGAAGGATCTTTTTTAGTAGGCCTGCCCCAAAGCCCAACCGCTTATAACCCCTTCAGCCGTCCGGAAATTGCAAAAAGACGCCAAAAACAAGTCCTTGCGGCGTATGAAAAAGTTGGAGGACTCACCTCCGAAGAACGGCAAACACTTTCCCAGCGCCCACTCTTTGTTGCAAAACCAGAACAAGTTTTCAGGGCGCCTCACTTGGTCAATCGGCTGATACAAGAATTACCCTTGGCCACAGGTAAATGGAAAACACTGCAAACAACCATTGACCTACGCTTACAACGCACGTTAGAAAACATTATACAAGGCCATATGCGGCGGGTAGGCCAGTCTAATGTGACCAATGCCGCAGCCTTGGTTTTAGACAATCAAACGGGCGAGGTATTGGCATATGTAGGCAGTGTTGACTTCTGGGAGGATCGGCTGGGGGGGCAAAACGATGGCAATCAGGCGCTACGGCAGCCCGGAAGTGCCCTAAAGCCCTTTACCTATGCCCGTGCATTGGCCACCCGAAAATACACACCTTCCACCATTTTGCCAGACTTGCCCACACAGATTCTTGAGGTGGGCGGGGCATTTTCTCCGGAGAACTACGACAAACAGTATCACGGGCCAGTTCCGCTACGCCAAGCCTTGGCCAGTAGTTATAACATCCCTGCCGTCCGAATGGCACGGGAAATAGAACCAACTGTTTTGCTGAATGGTTTTCGGAAAGCAGGACTTTTTTCCCTAAGAAAACCTGCCGAGTTCTATGGGGTTGGGCTTACACTGGGCAATGGGGAAGTCACGTTGCTGGAACTTGCGCGGGCGTATGCGGGAATTGCAAACGGTGGTACACTTCCCGCAGTGCATTTTGTGATGGATGAACAGGCTCGGCAACTGTACGCCAATGCACCCTTCGCACAAAAAACACAAAATGGCATTTCTCCCCAAGTTGCTTATCTGATAACCCATATCTTATCGGATCCAGAAGCACGCGCACCAGCATTTGGGCGAGGAAATGTGTTAGAGCTGCCTTTCCCGATGGCTGCCAAAACCGGAACGTCTAAAGATTACCGAGATAACTGGGTGGTGGGATTTACCCCGTCTCATACCGTAGCTGTTTGGGCAGGAAATTTCGACGGAAGCCCGATGCAGTATGTCTCGGGCATTTCGGGTGCAGGCCCGATTCTCCACGACGTAATGTTGGAATTAGGCTCCGGTGGAGATTTTACGGCTCCACAGGGCACAGAAGAAGCGGTTATTTGCCCTGCAAGCGGAAAAAGACCGGGAAAATTTTGCCCGACTGTCAAGAAAGAAGTTTTTTTTCTGGGAACCATACCACGCGACACATGCAATGTTCACCAAGTCATCAAAATCAACATCGAAACCGGCGAGTTGGCGGAGGACAAAACCCCAACAACCCTTGTTCGTGAAGAGTTGTTTACGGTTTATGCACCAGAATTTCATGCTTGGATGCTCGAAAATGGCCTGCGCCTTCCGCCACGAAACTCCGAAATGAACCTCCCACTTACGTCTGCAAAATGGACATTTTCGGACTTGCTACAAGTGCAATATCCGGCCTCTGGAACAATTTTTCTTATAGACCCAATACTCCGGCGCGATTATCAGCGCATCCGGCTCCGAGGAGTCGTCAGTGAGGCATTTTTCAACCTCCGCTGGGTCATTGATGACGTTGTACTACAAGGAGATTATCGCCACACCGATTGGCCGCTTACGCAGGGCGTGCATTATATCGCCCTGCAAGGGCAAACCAAAGACGGCAAACTGATCCGCAGCACCCCTTCAAAAATCATCGTCCACCCACCCGGAAAGGATGCAAATTAG
- a CDS encoding patatin-like phospholipase family protein, whose amino-acid sequence MNALDIRHKIYGMCGILRIGLFNLCRLLFVFLFATTAYAQQPEVPSLVQTMVSRGDTLRLQRPMVALVLSGGGAKGITHVGALQALEDLNIPIDLVVGTSMGAVVGGLYALGYSPDSLAQIAVTQKWGELLTGLTGFSARDVAEVSLPEHDAFAISFPIGQKSKNPSGLLSSQRLDMLLSRLLIRADSLQDFMNLPTPFACTGADVETGQARLFTSGSLHQSIRASMAIPGVFSPVEIDGRYYFDGGVARNLPVKEAFQMGADVVIAVDVGWQPQPMSYVKNFSDLMNQAIGFWMEKSIEEDRRQATILIRPDVTGYGAFSFEDPNLFIERGRMATDALRSSLEALRDSLGLTPQPRSFSLPINDHNLNVQKINVSVVNQLDEPTFIRERILQRLPRVASTRILEDLVLFHFQIKNRENFDLQVLSDGVDRIMSSGHFGQVSYRFSKKDSISTLTLEAIRQNNSILGLGARFDQPSGPALMAGLRLDGMLQSAPVRMEIRGVLNKNWYIQVVPSVMVAGNPVTQLSYMSQLSRNYLKFPSQIEKTAEFHDVVEAFQEGGLSVALSSRLRLQFHADLATYFERVSALGGRFGQEKHWGGLRIGTSFKSALRPNEAREHGFYTINWSLMWGLAPEQNGEKSYFQGWFSQSGTYLPFPSVQLTTDFQTGFTLGDSAPLYRRFYLGGFTRNYLFGNHHAILPGHPDQAYWGNYLKSGTIGLNYRVYRQATLGILASAGHLSNASFFDTEVPIKWGIGVVAGYSLDRIGPIRMGLVTDFTSVRPVLSIGHVF is encoded by the coding sequence ATGAACGCTTTGGACATTAGACATAAAATATACGGCATGTGTGGGATTTTACGAATAGGACTATTCAATTTATGTAGGCTTTTGTTCGTCTTTCTTTTCGCAACCACGGCCTATGCGCAGCAGCCAGAAGTACCCTCACTTGTACAAACGATGGTGAGTCGAGGAGATACCCTCCGGCTACAACGCCCTATGGTAGCGCTTGTTTTGAGTGGTGGTGGAGCAAAAGGCATCACGCATGTGGGTGCGCTCCAAGCGCTTGAAGACCTTAATATCCCGATAGATTTGGTGGTTGGTACAAGTATGGGCGCAGTTGTTGGCGGTTTGTACGCCTTGGGATACTCACCAGATAGCCTTGCTCAAATTGCCGTAACGCAAAAATGGGGCGAGCTATTAACGGGTTTAACAGGGTTCTCGGCGCGAGATGTTGCCGAAGTTTCGCTACCGGAACACGACGCATTTGCCATCTCGTTTCCCATTGGGCAAAAAAGCAAAAATCCGAGCGGCTTGCTTTCGAGCCAGCGATTAGATATGCTCCTAAGTAGGTTATTGATTCGGGCGGATTCTTTGCAGGATTTTATGAACTTGCCCACACCTTTTGCTTGTACGGGTGCGGATGTGGAAACGGGTCAAGCAAGGCTTTTTACCTCTGGCAGTTTACACCAAAGTATTCGAGCAAGTATGGCCATTCCGGGGGTGTTTTCGCCGGTGGAGATAGATGGACGATACTATTTTGATGGCGGCGTAGCGCGGAATCTTCCTGTGAAAGAAGCCTTTCAGATGGGGGCTGATGTGGTTATTGCAGTAGATGTGGGTTGGCAACCGCAGCCCATGTCTTACGTCAAGAACTTCTCTGACCTGATGAACCAAGCCATTGGTTTTTGGATGGAAAAATCCATAGAAGAAGATCGCCGACAGGCGACGATTCTGATCCGTCCAGACGTAACAGGCTATGGGGCATTTTCTTTTGAGGATCCCAATCTTTTCATTGAGCGAGGAAGAATGGCTACCGACGCCTTACGTTCGTCATTGGAGGCGCTGAGAGATTCGCTTGGTCTGACGCCACAGCCCAGATCGTTTTCCCTACCCATCAACGACCACAACCTGAATGTGCAGAAGATTAACGTTTCTGTGGTGAATCAATTGGACGAGCCTACTTTTATCCGCGAACGCATCCTTCAGCGGTTGCCCCGTGTAGCAAGTACGAGAATTTTGGAAGACTTGGTGCTTTTCCACTTCCAGATAAAAAATCGGGAGAATTTTGACCTTCAAGTTCTATCGGATGGTGTGGATCGGATCATGTCTTCCGGACACTTCGGGCAAGTGTCATATCGTTTTTCGAAGAAAGACAGCATCTCTACTCTCACCCTAGAGGCCATCCGACAAAACAACAGTATTTTAGGACTTGGAGCGCGTTTTGATCAGCCCAGTGGTCCTGCGCTCATGGCCGGATTGCGGTTAGATGGCATGTTGCAAAGTGCGCCAGTTCGCATGGAAATACGTGGGGTTTTAAATAAAAACTGGTATATACAGGTTGTGCCTTCTGTGATGGTGGCGGGTAATCCCGTCACACAACTTTCTTACATGAGCCAACTCTCTCGGAATTACTTAAAGTTCCCTTCTCAAATAGAAAAAACCGCCGAATTTCATGATGTTGTAGAAGCATTTCAAGAGGGAGGACTTTCTGTAGCCCTAAGTAGCCGGCTTCGCTTGCAATTTCATGCCGACTTGGCCACCTATTTTGAACGGGTGAGCGCATTGGGGGGGCGTTTTGGTCAGGAAAAACATTGGGGAGGTCTCCGTATCGGTACGTCGTTTAAGTCCGCCCTTAGGCCAAATGAAGCGCGAGAACATGGCTTTTATACCATAAATTGGAGCTTAATGTGGGGACTTGCCCCTGAACAAAACGGAGAAAAATCTTATTTTCAAGGATGGTTTAGCCAATCAGGGACGTATTTGCCTTTTCCGAGTGTTCAACTAACCACCGATTTTCAAACAGGATTTACCTTAGGAGATTCCGCACCTTTGTACCGTCGGTTCTATTTAGGCGGTTTTACCCGCAATTATTTATTCGGAAATCACCATGCCATTTTACCCGGACATCCAGACCAAGCATATTGGGGGAATTACCTCAAAAGCGGGACAATTGGCCTTAATTATCGCGTGTATCGCCAAGCAACTTTGGGTATTTTGGCGAGTGCTGGTCATTTGTCTAACGCATCTTTTTTTGATACAGAAGTTCCTATCAAATGGGGAATAGGTGTTGTTGCGGGATATTCTTTAGACCGAATTGGCCCGATACGGATGGGGCTTGTGACGGACTTTACATCGGTTAGGCCTGTCTTGAGTATAGGGCATGTTTTTTAA
- a CDS encoding serine hydrolase, which yields METLRSEIVQLINEYPKATVGVSVIDLATNQTIDFNGDVRVHAASTMKVPVMIEAFNQMAKGNLRLNDSLMVKNDFRSIVDGSSFAISDDSDDQTYRELGKKKPVYDLIYQMITVSSNIATNILIDHLGAKNVQQTIERLGTKQMQVRRGVEDNKAFELGLNNEATANDLARLMAKIARREAVGKHEDRVMNEILLAQKFNEMIPAGIPEDAKVAHKTGEITAHRHDAAIVYPKKGKPYVLVVLIKGIEESDKAYGLGIKISKKVYLALRG from the coding sequence ATGGAAACGCTACGCTCCGAGATTGTCCAACTGATTAACGAATATCCAAAAGCTACCGTTGGCGTCTCGGTTATAGACTTAGCAACCAACCAGACCATAGACTTCAATGGCGATGTTCGGGTTCATGCCGCTAGTACCATGAAGGTTCCTGTGATGATCGAAGCTTTTAACCAGATGGCAAAAGGGAATTTACGTCTGAATGACTCTTTGATGGTCAAAAACGATTTTCGGTCTATTGTGGATGGTTCTTCCTTCGCCATAAGTGACGACTCGGACGATCAAACGTACCGAGAGTTGGGCAAAAAAAAGCCCGTATATGACCTAATTTACCAGATGATCACCGTTTCTTCCAATATCGCCACCAATATCCTGATAGATCATTTAGGTGCAAAGAATGTGCAACAAACCATAGAACGCCTCGGAACCAAACAAATGCAAGTTCGGCGCGGCGTAGAAGACAACAAGGCTTTTGAGCTTGGGCTAAACAACGAAGCGACTGCAAATGATTTGGCACGCCTTATGGCAAAAATCGCACGCAGAGAAGCAGTGGGCAAACATGAAGATCGGGTGATGAACGAGATTTTATTGGCCCAAAAGTTCAACGAAATGATTCCCGCAGGCATCCCAGAAGATGCAAAAGTTGCGCATAAAACAGGCGAGATAACAGCACATCGCCACGATGCGGCCATTGTTTATCCCAAAAAAGGAAAACCATATGTTTTGGTGGTTTTAATAAAAGGGATTGAAGAATCTGATAAAGCGTATGGCCTTGGGATCAAAATCAGCAAAAAAGTGTATCTTGCACTTAGGGGTTAA